The nucleotide sequence CTCATTATCGCAGGTGAGAGCACCTTTCCCTCACTTTGAAACACCAAATCCAGTATCTGCGTGAAAGCGCGAGGCTAGCCATCACCCTGGCGTCGGTGTTGGACACCGTGCACCGGCAGGGAATGGTTCATCGGGATGTCAAGCCCGCCAACGTCCTCCTGTCCGCTTCGGGCCAGATCAAGCTGGGCGATTTCGGGTTGGCCAGGATTCTGACCGCCGAGGACCGGCTCACCACCGGCGCGGAAGTGATGGGGACCGCCGCCTACTTCAGCCCGGAGCAGGCTCGAGCCGGCGACGTCGGTCCCCCGGCGGACATCTACTCGCTCGGACTCGTCCTGCTGGAGTGCCTGACCGGGCGGAAGGAATTCCCAGGGCACGCCGTCGCCGCTGCGGTCGCCCGACTCCTGCGGGACCCTGTCATCCCGGCGGACCTCCCCGCCCCCTGGAAGAGCCTGCTCACGGCGATGACCTCCGGTGACCCGGCCGTCCGGCCCACTGCCTCCCAGGTACGGG is from Nakamurella sp. PAMC28650 and encodes:
- a CDS encoding serine/threonine-protein kinase: MLDTVHRQGMVHRDVKPANVLLSASGQIKLGDFGLARILTAEDRLTTGAEVMGTAAYFSPEQARAGDVGPPADIYSLGLVLLECLTGRKEFPGHAVAAAVARLLRDPVIPADLPAPWKSLLTAMTSGDPAVRPTASQVRAALVGDGTPTGPDATAPASAARRDGEEATGPTTAWSSPVTPFLTRPPDDLRPSGRRHRRAIIASVLTIAALAAALWTVLPADNDAPNAHPTTTAHPTIGTGLATSARTAPPHWVAA